The following are encoded together in the Labrus mixtus chromosome 2, fLabMix1.1, whole genome shotgun sequence genome:
- the LOC132982162 gene encoding ribosomal protein S6 kinase beta-2-like, with translation MAGVFDIDLETEDISDTEDDVCDFTVTEPENVQTEEVELTSESVNRDSERVGPDCFELLTVLGKGAYGKVFQVRKVQGAQTGKIFAMKVLRKAKIVCNAKDTAHTRAEREILETVRHPFIVDLLYAFQTGGKLYLILECLIGGELFMQLEKEGIFMEDTASFYLGEITMALGHLHSNGIIYRDLKPENIMLNHQGHIKLTDFGLCKESIHDGSVTHTFCGTIEYMAPEILTRTGHNKAVDWWSLGALMYDMMTGSPPFTAENRKKTIDKILKCKLNLPPYLTIDARDLIKKLLKKNPAQRLGSSKTDCADIQKHPFFKHISWDDLLNKRLEPPYKPQLQSDEDVSQFDTRFTRQTPVDSPDDTTLSHSAELAFAGFTYVAPSVLESLKEGFSFEPRTRPVRRHNSSPRTPISPLKFSPAGPFKSSMDGEPDVFSPTSPPAAPIRGALENGVASQPIRTPARNKKQKALRR, from the exons ATGGCAGGAGTGTTTGACATTGACCTGGAGACTGAAGACATCAGTGATACAGAG GATGATGTCTGTGACTTCACAGTGACAGAACCAGAGAA TGTTCAGACCGAGGAGGTGGAGTTGACCAGCGAAAGTGTcaacagagacagtgagagagtgGGACCTGACTGCTTTGAGCTTCTCACTGTGCTGGGAAAAGGGGCCTATGGCaag GTTTTCCAAGTGAGGAAAGTTCAAGGTGCTCAGACGGGGAAGATATTTGCCATGAAGGTCCTGAGAAAG GCGAAGATAGTGTGCAATGCTAaagacacagcacacacacgAGCAGAGAGGGAGATCCTGGAGACGGTGAGACACCCGTTCATCGTGGATCTGCTCTACGCCTTCCAGACTGGAGGAAAGCTTTACCTCATACTGGAGTGTCTGATCG GAGGAGAACTGTTCATGCAGCTGGAGAAAGAAGGAATCTTCATGGAGGACACTGCAAG TTTCTATCTAGGAGAGATCACAATGGCCCTTGGTCACCTTCACTCAAACGGGATTATTTACAGAGACCTCAAACCTGAAAACATCATGCTTAATCACCAAG gacacaTCAAGCTAACAGACTTTGGTCTTTGTAAAGAATCAATTCATGATGGATCTGTCACTCACACCTTTTGTGGCACCATAGAGTACAT gGCTCCAGAGATCCTGACCAGGACGGGACACAACAAAGCAGTGGACTGGTGGAGCCTCGGGGCCTTGATGTACGATATGATGACTGGATCA CCCCCCTTCACAGctgaaaacaggaagaagacCATCGATAAGATTTTAAAGTGTAAACTGAATCTGCCACCATACCTGACCATCGATGCCCGGGACCTTATCAAGAAG CTGCTGAAGAAGAATCCAGCTCAAAGACTCGGCTCCAGTAAAACGGACTGTGCTGATATCCAG AAACATCCGTTCTTTAAGCACATCAGCTGGGATGACCTGCTGAACAAAAGGCTGGAGCCGCCATACAAACCACAGCTG CAATCGGACGAGGATGTGAGCCAGTTTGACACCAGATTTACCCGACAGACACCAGTGGATAGTCCAGATGATACAACCCTCAGCCACAGTGCAGAGCTGGCCTTCGCT GGTTTCACCTACGTGGCTCCGTCTGTCCTGGAGAGTCTAAAGGAAGGCTTCTCATTCGAACCCAGAACACGACCCGTACGCCGACACAACAGCAGTCCACGCACGCCCATCAG TCCTCTGAAATTTTCCCCAGCCGGACCTTTTAAGTCCAGCATGGACGGAGAGCCCGACGTTTTCTCTCCCACCTCCCCACCGGCAGCTCCAATTCGCGGCGCTCTGGAAAACGGAGTCGCCAGTCAGCCGATCAGGACGCCTGCGAGGAACAAGAAGCAGAAGGCACTTCGGCGATGA